From a region of the Syngnathus scovelli strain Florida chromosome 19, RoL_Ssco_1.2, whole genome shotgun sequence genome:
- the mrps18b gene encoding small ribosomal subunit protein mS40: MAASIQTVVRAAVRISPSILYPLRQFKRISMRICPAIRPFALPSHSFCQAVTLQDEAATKETEALSRYKDRPWDYLESEEYIERYGAHPVWAGYRRNHKGGIPPQKTRKTCIRGDKICGNPCPICRDPHVIIHHQNVKLLQQFISPHTGVVYDPTRTGVCMKQQKKLTEAINTARDHGFLSFQIPYVDFAGEDYSNGHDAVGFTPPAPSLTSGDDWYKWYGEITPDEKEVAKVRKTYKAYLKPGT, from the exons ATGGCTGCCTCCATCCAAACCGTTGTAAGGGCAGCGGTCCGCATCTCGCCTTCAATTTTATATCCACTGCGACAATTTAAG AGGATATCTATGAGAATCTGTCCAGCTATTCGGCCTTTTGCACTTCCAAGCCACTCTTTCTGCCAAGCAGTGACACTGCAGGATGAGGCGGCGACCAAGGAAACCGAGGCACTCTCTCGCTACAAAGACAGACCTTGGGATTATCTGGAGAGTGAAG AGTACATTGAGAGGTATGGAGCCCATCCAGTATGGGCGGGTTACAGGAGGAACCACAAAGGAGGCATTCCCCCACAGAAGACTCGCAAGACCTGCATT aGAGGAGACAAGATATGCGGAAACCCCTGTCCAATATGTCGAGATCCGCATGTGATTATTCATCATCAG aaTGTGAAGCTGTTGCAGCAGTTCATCAGCCCCCACACTGGTGTGGTGTATGATCCCACTCGAACCG GTGTGTGTATGAAACAGCAGAAGAAGCTGACTGAAGCAATCAACACTGCGCGAGATCACG GCTTTCTTTCCTTTCAGATTCCCTACGTGGACTTTGCGGGCGAAGATTACTCCAATGGCCATGATGCTGTGGGTTTCACACCGCCTGCCCCTTCTTTAACGTCCGGTGACGACTGGTATAAATGGTATGGTGAAATCACACCAGACGAGAAGGAAGTTGCGAAAGTCAGGAAGACCTATAA